In one window of Eleutherodactylus coqui strain aEleCoq1 chromosome 10, aEleCoq1.hap1, whole genome shotgun sequence DNA:
- the LOC136580782 gene encoding NF-kappa-B inhibitor-like protein 1 — protein MSSRRQLRALRYIERGDVLRLKSYIRKHRSLQLDQVLPGGRSLLHVACSLHDNACALLLLRKGADPMQRDAAGNNALHIAAWEAEKRGREVYTDLVVPILKRSPQSIDVANHQGTTPRDILRRAEDLMDRSAGRIVHPQGDQHYSSQSSAQWKEKLLAESMDEYQELYGHYEEDYPEDVPEMETFESWADRIYREYQARKIQSEPPGAKSRRVSEMQKLSSVTEEETYLQRHKQKEKELQEVQRERYQKRCQEVFGGAGSSARTGEEGMKTNVEVAGRDREGSGQGPTSIRTGLGTLSYRDIPWPLPGGTAEQMAQAIAAGGDPSDSGSFKRYLRAQRVTWHPDRFMQRCGSRLLAKDQERVLRTVTALSQELNRLAELTK, from the exons ATGTCGTCCCGCCGGCAGCTGAGGGCTCTGCGGTATATTGAGCGTGGTGACGTTCTTCGCCTGAAGTCTTACATCAGAAAGCACCGCAGTCTGCAGCTAGATCAAGTCCTACCGGGAGGTCGGAGCCTCCTCCATGTTGCCTGCTCACTTCATGACAATGCCTGCGCTCTTCTGCTGCTCCGTAAAGGAGCCGATCCCATGCAGCGTGATGCCGCTGGGAATAATGCTCTGCACATTGCAGCCTGGGAGGCTGAGAAGAGAGGACGGGAAG TGTACACTGACTTGGTTGTGCCGATACTCAAGCGCTCCCCACAGTCCATTGATGTAGCAAATCATCAGGGAACAACACCTCGGGACATCCTGAGACGGGCCGAAGACCTCATG GACAGGAGCGCTGGTCGGATCGTTCATCCTCAGGGAGACCAACATTACTCCTCACAGAGTTCTGCACAGTGGAAAGAGAAACTCCTAGCTGAGAGTATGGATGAATACCAGGAACTGTATGGACACTATGAGG AGGATTATCCAGAAGACGTCCCGGAGATGGAGACCTTTGAGTCTTGGGCTGATCGAATCTACAGAGAATATCAAGCAAGAAAGATCCAGTCTGAGCCTCCTGGTGCAAAGAGCAGAAGAGTCTCAGAGATGCAGAAATTGTCCAGCGTCACGGAAGAGGAGACCTATTTACAGAGACACAAACAGAAGGAGAAGGAACTGCAGGAAGTGCAGCGTGAGCGCTACCAGAAGAGGTGCCAGGAGGTGTTTGGAGGAGCTGGTTCATCAGCCAGGACTGGAGAGGAAGGCATGAAAACCAATGTAGAGGTGGCAGGAAGAGACCGTGAAGGCAGTGGTCAGGGGCCCACTAGTATCAGGACTGGGCTTGGTACATTGAGTTATAGGGACATCCCATGGCCCCTGCCCGGGGGGACTGCTGAACAGATGGCACAGGCCATTGCTGCTGGTGGTGACCCCTCAGATTCGGGGTCATTTAAACGTTACCTGCGGGCGCAAAGAGTGACTTGGCATCCTGACCGCTTTATGCAGAGATGCGGCTCTCGTCTGCTGGCCAAGGACCAAGAACGTGTGCTGAGAACGGTTACGGCGCTGTCACAAGAACTGAACAGACTAGCAGAGCTGACAAAGTGA